A window of the Alnus glutinosa chromosome 4, dhAlnGlut1.1, whole genome shotgun sequence genome harbors these coding sequences:
- the LOC133865538 gene encoding NAD kinase 2, chloroplastic isoform X1, giving the protein MVACCFLCHVAVAVVEMSCSSPATRISSSSASVASQFCPSKPSQFSGGTTKLYGFGFELQRKKNWLKRRLKFVVNAELSKAFSIGFGLDSQTFHSHDLSQVPWIGPVPGDIAEVEAYCRIFRTAERLHAALMDTLCNPLTGECSVSYDFSSEEKPVLEDKIVSVLGCMLSLLNKGREDVLSGRSPNQNFYQIGDVSSVEDKVPPLAIFRSEMKRCCESLHFALENYLTPDDHRSLDVWKKLQRLKNVCYDSGFSRGEDYPCHTLFANWNPVYYSTSKEEIGSKDSEVAFWRGGQVTEEGLKWLLKKGYKTIVDLRAETVNDNFYQAAINSAVLSEKIELVKIPVEVGTAPSMEQVEKFASLVSDGSKKPIYLHSKEGVWRTSAMVSRWRQYMTRCEPRCVSSQSVAPNDRFLRDANEMGKMKESSIIGESSLLEKENESLQESLGTIQSLNGLSNGKLSPYKGNKNQSSNGAHNNLVSAKGMTSVELVDNGVGSLANFSMETDPLKAQVPSCNVFSKKEMSRFFRSRRISPSNYFNYQLKRLEKLPVSRDMRNGTMQKGDGVSTDAVPQPLESGSFSGSLNGKNLSPEIQKSPAEYGKYLASDILDSVGPVVNGLGQGERSSLMTETNASTIVTNEFNEHMRSKSVLEDHKSSDGAALVSANDDLEPVEGNMCASATGVVRVQSRKKAEMFLVRTDGFSCTREKVTESSLAFTHPSTQQQMLMWKSTPKTVLLLKKLGQELMEEAKEVASFLFYQEQMNVLVEPDVHDIFARIPGFGFVQTFYSQDTSDLHERVDLVACLGGDGVILHASNLFRGAVPPVVSFNLGSLGFLTSHTFEGYKQDLRQVIHGNNTLDGVYITLRMRLRCEIFRNGKAVPGKVFDVLNEVVVDRGSNPYLSKIECYEHDRLITKVQGDGVIVATPTGSTAYSTAAGGSMVHPNVPCMLFTPICPHSLSFRPVILPDSASLELKIPEDARSNAWVSFDGKRRQQLSRGDSVRIYMSQHPLPTVNKSDQTGDWFRSLIRCLNWNERLDQKAF; this is encoded by the exons ATGGTGGCATGTTGCTTCTTGTGCCACGTGGCCGTCGCCGTTGTCGAGATGAGCTGCTCCTCTCCGGCCACCCGAATATCATCGTCATCAGCATCTGTAGCTTCCCAGTTTTGCCCCTCTAAGCCGTCCCAGTTCTCGGGTGGTACTACGAAGCTCTACGGGTTCGGCTTCGAGTTACAGAGGAAGAAGAACTGGTTGAAGAGGCGGCTCAAGTTCGTTGTCAATGCGGAGCTCTCGAAGGCGTTCTCCATCGGCTTTGGGTTGGACTCTCAG ACCTTCCACTCTCATGACCTGTCACAGGTGCCTTGGATTGGTCCAGTTCCTGGGGATATTGCAGAGGTTGAGGCTTATTGTAGAATCTTCAGAACCGCTGAGCGGCTTCATGCTGCACTAATGGACACATTGTGCAATCCGTTGACTGGCGAATGTAGTGTTTCATATGATTTCTCATCCGAGGAAAAACCAGTATTGGAAGATAAAATAGTCTCTGTGCTTGGTTGCATGCTCTCCCTCCTTAACAAAGGGAGAGAGGATGTCCTTTCTGGAAGATCTCCGAATCAAAATTTCTATCAGATCGGAGATGTAAGTTCAGTGGAGGATAAGGTTCCTCCACTTGCCATTTTCAGGAGTGAGATGAAAAGGTGTTGTGAGAGCTTGCACTTTGCTCTTGAAAACTATTTGACACCTGATGATCATCGAAGCCTGGATGTATGGAAGAAACTTCAGAGATTGAAGAATGTCTGCTATGATTCTGGCTTTTCTCGTGGGGAGGATTACCCATGCCATACGCTGTTTGCAAATTGGAATCCTGTTTATTATTCCACTTCTAAAGAAGAGATAGGGTCCAAAGATTCTGAGGTAGCTTTTTGGAGGGGTGGCCAGGTAACAGAAGAAGGTCTGAAGTGGTTGTTGAAGAAAGGATATAAAACTATTGTAGATCTTAGAGCAGAGACTGTAAATGATAACTTTTATCAAGCAGCCATAAACTCTGCTGTTTTGTCTGAGAAAATTGAACTGGTCAAAATTCCTGTTGAAGTTGGCACTGCACCTTCAATGGAGCAGGTTGAGAAGTTTGCATCTCTAGTTTCAGATGGAAGCAAAAAGCCCATATATCTTCACAGTAAGGAAGGAGTATGGAGAACTTCTGCCATGGTCTCCAGATGGAGGCAGTACATGACTCGTTGTGAACCAAGGTGTGTCTCTAGTCAATCAGTTGCTCCCAATGACAGGTTCTTACGAGATGCAAATGAAATGGGGAAAATGAAGGAGTCTTCCATTATTGGAGAAAGCTCCCTCCTGGAAAAGGAGAATGAGTCACTACAAGAGTCTTTGGGTACAATTCAGAGTTTAAATGGACTATCCAATGGAAAGCTCTCTCCATACAAGggtaataaaaatcaaagcaGTAATGGGGCCCACAACAACCTTGTTTCTGCCAAAGGTATGACCTCAGTAGAATTAGTTGATAATGGAGTAGGATCTCTGGCAAACTTCAGCATGGAAACTGACCCTTTGAAGGCCCAGGTTCCTTCATGCAATGTcttctcaaaaaaagaaatgtcTAGGTTTTTTAGGagtagaaggatctcaccttcTAATTATTTCAATTATCAATTGAAAAGGTTGGAAAAATTGCCAGTTTCTAGAGACATGCGTAATGGGACAATGCAGAAAGGTGATGGAGTCAGTACTGATGCTGTACCACAGCCTCTGGAGTCAGGAAGTTTCAGTGGGTCACTTAATGGAAAAAATCTATCTCCAGAGATCCAGAAATCACCTGCTGAATATGGGAAGTATTTGGCTAGTGATATTTTGGATTCTGTTGGTCCAGTTGTGAATGGACTGGGCCAAGGGGAAAGGTCTTCCTTGATGACAGAAACTAATGCATCTACCATTGTGACTAATGAGTTCAATGAGCATATGAGATCCAAATCTGTTCTGGAGGATCATAAAAGCAGTGATGGAGCTGCCTTAGTTTCTGCTAATGATGACCTGGAGCCCGTTGAAGGTAACATGTGTGCTTCTGCCACTGGTGTTGTAAGGGTGCAGTCAAGAAAGAAAGCAGAGATGTTTTTAGTTCGGACTGATGGATTCTCTTGTACCAGAGAGAAGGTGACAGAATCCTCCTTGGCCTTCACTCATCCTAGTACACAACAGCAGATGCTTATGTGGAAATCGACCCCAAAGACTGTATTGTTGTTGAAGAAACTAGGGCAAGAGCTCATGGAAGAAGCTAAAGAG GTGGCCTCTTTCTTGTTTTACCAAGAGCAAATGAATGTTCTTGTGGAACCTGATGTGCATGACATATTTGCTAGAATCCCAGGGTTCGGATTTGTTCAGACCTTTTATAGTCAAGACACCAG TGATCTGCATGAGAGGGTTGATTTAGTGGCATGCTTGGGGGGAGATGGGGTTATACTCCATGCATCGAATTTATTTAGAGGTGCCGTGCCCCCTGTTGTGTCATTTAATCTTGGATCTCTTGGATTTCTGACTTCCCATACT TTTGAAGGCTATAAGCAAGACTTAAGACAGGTCATCCATGGAAATAACACTCTGGATGGTGTCTATATAACTCTTAGAATGCGTCTTCGATGTGAGATTTTTCGAAATGGTAAAGCAGTGCCTGGGAAAGTATTTGATGTTTTAAATGAGGTTGTTGTCGATCGGGGTTCTAATCCATACCTTTCTAAAATTGAATGCTACGAACATGACCGGCTCATAACCAAG GTGCAAGGTGATGGAGTCATTGTAGCCACACCTACAGGAAGTACTGCTTACTCCACAGCTGCGGGAGGTTCCATG GTGCATCCAAATGTTCCTTGCATGCTGTTTACGCCAATCTGCCCACACTCCCTCTCATTTAGACCAGTCATACTTCCGGATTCTGCAAGTCTGGAATTGAAG
- the LOC133865538 gene encoding NAD kinase 2, chloroplastic isoform X2 yields MVACCFLCHVAVAVVEMSCSSPATRISSSSASVASQFCPSKPSQFSGGTTKLYGFGFELQRKKNWLKRRLKFVVNAELSKAFSIGFGLDSQVPWIGPVPGDIAEVEAYCRIFRTAERLHAALMDTLCNPLTGECSVSYDFSSEEKPVLEDKIVSVLGCMLSLLNKGREDVLSGRSPNQNFYQIGDVSSVEDKVPPLAIFRSEMKRCCESLHFALENYLTPDDHRSLDVWKKLQRLKNVCYDSGFSRGEDYPCHTLFANWNPVYYSTSKEEIGSKDSEVAFWRGGQVTEEGLKWLLKKGYKTIVDLRAETVNDNFYQAAINSAVLSEKIELVKIPVEVGTAPSMEQVEKFASLVSDGSKKPIYLHSKEGVWRTSAMVSRWRQYMTRCEPRCVSSQSVAPNDRFLRDANEMGKMKESSIIGESSLLEKENESLQESLGTIQSLNGLSNGKLSPYKGNKNQSSNGAHNNLVSAKGMTSVELVDNGVGSLANFSMETDPLKAQVPSCNVFSKKEMSRFFRSRRISPSNYFNYQLKRLEKLPVSRDMRNGTMQKGDGVSTDAVPQPLESGSFSGSLNGKNLSPEIQKSPAEYGKYLASDILDSVGPVVNGLGQGERSSLMTETNASTIVTNEFNEHMRSKSVLEDHKSSDGAALVSANDDLEPVEGNMCASATGVVRVQSRKKAEMFLVRTDGFSCTREKVTESSLAFTHPSTQQQMLMWKSTPKTVLLLKKLGQELMEEAKEVASFLFYQEQMNVLVEPDVHDIFARIPGFGFVQTFYSQDTSDLHERVDLVACLGGDGVILHASNLFRGAVPPVVSFNLGSLGFLTSHTFEGYKQDLRQVIHGNNTLDGVYITLRMRLRCEIFRNGKAVPGKVFDVLNEVVVDRGSNPYLSKIECYEHDRLITKVQGDGVIVATPTGSTAYSTAAGGSMVHPNVPCMLFTPICPHSLSFRPVILPDSASLELKIPEDARSNAWVSFDGKRRQQLSRGDSVRIYMSQHPLPTVNKSDQTGDWFRSLIRCLNWNERLDQKAF; encoded by the exons ATGGTGGCATGTTGCTTCTTGTGCCACGTGGCCGTCGCCGTTGTCGAGATGAGCTGCTCCTCTCCGGCCACCCGAATATCATCGTCATCAGCATCTGTAGCTTCCCAGTTTTGCCCCTCTAAGCCGTCCCAGTTCTCGGGTGGTACTACGAAGCTCTACGGGTTCGGCTTCGAGTTACAGAGGAAGAAGAACTGGTTGAAGAGGCGGCTCAAGTTCGTTGTCAATGCGGAGCTCTCGAAGGCGTTCTCCATCGGCTTTGGGTTGGACTCTCAG GTGCCTTGGATTGGTCCAGTTCCTGGGGATATTGCAGAGGTTGAGGCTTATTGTAGAATCTTCAGAACCGCTGAGCGGCTTCATGCTGCACTAATGGACACATTGTGCAATCCGTTGACTGGCGAATGTAGTGTTTCATATGATTTCTCATCCGAGGAAAAACCAGTATTGGAAGATAAAATAGTCTCTGTGCTTGGTTGCATGCTCTCCCTCCTTAACAAAGGGAGAGAGGATGTCCTTTCTGGAAGATCTCCGAATCAAAATTTCTATCAGATCGGAGATGTAAGTTCAGTGGAGGATAAGGTTCCTCCACTTGCCATTTTCAGGAGTGAGATGAAAAGGTGTTGTGAGAGCTTGCACTTTGCTCTTGAAAACTATTTGACACCTGATGATCATCGAAGCCTGGATGTATGGAAGAAACTTCAGAGATTGAAGAATGTCTGCTATGATTCTGGCTTTTCTCGTGGGGAGGATTACCCATGCCATACGCTGTTTGCAAATTGGAATCCTGTTTATTATTCCACTTCTAAAGAAGAGATAGGGTCCAAAGATTCTGAGGTAGCTTTTTGGAGGGGTGGCCAGGTAACAGAAGAAGGTCTGAAGTGGTTGTTGAAGAAAGGATATAAAACTATTGTAGATCTTAGAGCAGAGACTGTAAATGATAACTTTTATCAAGCAGCCATAAACTCTGCTGTTTTGTCTGAGAAAATTGAACTGGTCAAAATTCCTGTTGAAGTTGGCACTGCACCTTCAATGGAGCAGGTTGAGAAGTTTGCATCTCTAGTTTCAGATGGAAGCAAAAAGCCCATATATCTTCACAGTAAGGAAGGAGTATGGAGAACTTCTGCCATGGTCTCCAGATGGAGGCAGTACATGACTCGTTGTGAACCAAGGTGTGTCTCTAGTCAATCAGTTGCTCCCAATGACAGGTTCTTACGAGATGCAAATGAAATGGGGAAAATGAAGGAGTCTTCCATTATTGGAGAAAGCTCCCTCCTGGAAAAGGAGAATGAGTCACTACAAGAGTCTTTGGGTACAATTCAGAGTTTAAATGGACTATCCAATGGAAAGCTCTCTCCATACAAGggtaataaaaatcaaagcaGTAATGGGGCCCACAACAACCTTGTTTCTGCCAAAGGTATGACCTCAGTAGAATTAGTTGATAATGGAGTAGGATCTCTGGCAAACTTCAGCATGGAAACTGACCCTTTGAAGGCCCAGGTTCCTTCATGCAATGTcttctcaaaaaaagaaatgtcTAGGTTTTTTAGGagtagaaggatctcaccttcTAATTATTTCAATTATCAATTGAAAAGGTTGGAAAAATTGCCAGTTTCTAGAGACATGCGTAATGGGACAATGCAGAAAGGTGATGGAGTCAGTACTGATGCTGTACCACAGCCTCTGGAGTCAGGAAGTTTCAGTGGGTCACTTAATGGAAAAAATCTATCTCCAGAGATCCAGAAATCACCTGCTGAATATGGGAAGTATTTGGCTAGTGATATTTTGGATTCTGTTGGTCCAGTTGTGAATGGACTGGGCCAAGGGGAAAGGTCTTCCTTGATGACAGAAACTAATGCATCTACCATTGTGACTAATGAGTTCAATGAGCATATGAGATCCAAATCTGTTCTGGAGGATCATAAAAGCAGTGATGGAGCTGCCTTAGTTTCTGCTAATGATGACCTGGAGCCCGTTGAAGGTAACATGTGTGCTTCTGCCACTGGTGTTGTAAGGGTGCAGTCAAGAAAGAAAGCAGAGATGTTTTTAGTTCGGACTGATGGATTCTCTTGTACCAGAGAGAAGGTGACAGAATCCTCCTTGGCCTTCACTCATCCTAGTACACAACAGCAGATGCTTATGTGGAAATCGACCCCAAAGACTGTATTGTTGTTGAAGAAACTAGGGCAAGAGCTCATGGAAGAAGCTAAAGAG GTGGCCTCTTTCTTGTTTTACCAAGAGCAAATGAATGTTCTTGTGGAACCTGATGTGCATGACATATTTGCTAGAATCCCAGGGTTCGGATTTGTTCAGACCTTTTATAGTCAAGACACCAG TGATCTGCATGAGAGGGTTGATTTAGTGGCATGCTTGGGGGGAGATGGGGTTATACTCCATGCATCGAATTTATTTAGAGGTGCCGTGCCCCCTGTTGTGTCATTTAATCTTGGATCTCTTGGATTTCTGACTTCCCATACT TTTGAAGGCTATAAGCAAGACTTAAGACAGGTCATCCATGGAAATAACACTCTGGATGGTGTCTATATAACTCTTAGAATGCGTCTTCGATGTGAGATTTTTCGAAATGGTAAAGCAGTGCCTGGGAAAGTATTTGATGTTTTAAATGAGGTTGTTGTCGATCGGGGTTCTAATCCATACCTTTCTAAAATTGAATGCTACGAACATGACCGGCTCATAACCAAG GTGCAAGGTGATGGAGTCATTGTAGCCACACCTACAGGAAGTACTGCTTACTCCACAGCTGCGGGAGGTTCCATG GTGCATCCAAATGTTCCTTGCATGCTGTTTACGCCAATCTGCCCACACTCCCTCTCATTTAGACCAGTCATACTTCCGGATTCTGCAAGTCTGGAATTGAAG